CTTGCGCCTTCAAGGGAGAATGTGGGCACTCTCTGGTGGGTGATGAAGGGGGGGATGGTGTGCTGCTAACTGCTGGAAGAGTGATGTCCATGCTGTGTGGCAGAGGGGTGCCAGGGCTGTGGGACTGAGCAGTAGGCTCTGCACTTTTGTATCTACTGGAGCCTACATGAAAATTGCACATCAGAAACTGAAGTGAACCAACTAACATTGGAACATGGTTATTCGCTTAGAAGGTACATTTGCTACATATAGATGGGGACGAAGGAAGGACACAAGACATAGCGCTAAACTACATCTGATTATTCATTTTTGATGGAACGACCTATATGTACCAAACATGCCAATAACAGCAGTCTTAGTCCAAGCACTAGCAAAGAATAAAGTAAGCAAACTACACTTACCTTGCACACTGCCTATGGCTTATCAATGTTCTGAAATTCTACCTCATTTCTTAAGAGCGTTGTGGAAGCAAAGCTTTCAGGACACTTGTCAGAAGTGTATGAAATTGATTGCAGGAAAGATGCTAAGGCGcattgccgggctagttggttggggttcatcatttatatgggtatagcgcaccaccacAAGGACATAAAAAGATCTGCTGTATCTTAACATGATCTTTTCCAGGTTTTACCGGTCTACTGTTATTGTATAAATagcatgtgtgatcgcaaatgAAACAGTAGTTGCAAGTTAGTGCTAAGTGTGTGTCTCTGTGTCCTTgtggtggtgcgctatacccatataaTCGCAGGAAAGAAAATGGTGTGAGGACCCCTTCCACGACACCTAAGAATGGACATAGAATTTTTGAACGCTGATAAGCCATAGGCAGTGTGTAAAATGGTGTGTTGTTTTGTAAAACTTTTTTGAtgatgcttggccaaagagtGCTGTCATAGGCTATTTACGTCCATATAATTTTGCTCCATCAGAAATTAAGCATCAGTTGTAGTTCAGCACTATATGCCTCGTGAGTTCATTCTTCGTCCCCGTGTATATGCGCAGTAGAGTTTAAtgatgcaataccaactagcccaacaaagcATCCTCGTGAACTTAACTTGCTAAATCATTCTTACACTCTTGTTTACAGAATATTCCTTCTACCAAGAGTGTGTGCCACCACTTCATATATAATATACCAATTAGACTTGCCTTCTCTGATCTTGACTAGGAGCTCCTTTTGGAGATCTCTGTTCAGCCCTCGAAGCTCTACGAGTTCCTCGTTCTGAgcatctatttttttttgcatttctgcaACTTTTTTTTGGAGCTCATTCAGCTCAGCCTCCTGTGAGGGTGAGACCTTcacagcttttttctttttttgtagaatTTTTAAAAGCCGCTCCCTACTCTCGGAGGGCTTGTCTTGTTCCTAAAAAATAAAACATGAGCAATAAAATACTgggcaatattttcttttatgcTTGGTCAAGCAATTACATATAGGGTGAACCATACCTTCGATGGTGCAACATTGCTGTCGCCATCGCTGGCTTGATCAGAATCTTCAATTAGGGGCCTCACCCGCACCCTTTTTCGGGACACAATTTCCTTCAAGTCTTGTTCCGACTCTGGAATACACAACATTCTATTACAGTACAAGTCGTAAGCTAGAAAAACGGTGTAACTGAAGACTACCATAAAAGCAACATGGCCCAAGAGAGCAATATGATTGTAGCAAGAAATGTTAACCTAGAAAAACGTATCTGTCTCAACAGATTGTGATACATACATATAAAGGTTAAAGCTCTTTACATAAGCAAATGACACAAGCTCACGTGTTTGAAAAGGCAAACTAAAAGATTGGTGAACCATCAAGAAATATATTCATGTGTGCACATAATTTCGCGTGTACATTCGAATTTAATATGGCTATATATCTGAATCAATTAAATGCTTGATGTCGTTTGATCACATAAATGACCACAGTGCACGCCATATTTACCTGGGTATATGACAAAGAGTGGGTGTACACGTGACATGTacgcaaatataattaggaagtTCTACAATTTGTGCGTTCAAAGAAACCTAGAGCGCCTAGCTCACTTACGTTTTTTCATGCATCTGCCTGTTCTAGCCCCCTACATTAAACGGGGCACGTAATTTTAATTTTGCCGAATTGCACGAACTTCGATGAAAATCGCCCTGCACTGACGTATACACGATCGATTTATCGCACGTCACATCGTTGCTGCGTGGAGCACGAAACAATCGAACTAATTCAATGCAGCCTTAAAAATGCACAAACTTACCTCCAACCCGCAAAATTCTTGCGCGGTAGTAGGCACATGTGCCGGTGGAATCGGTCCATTTGACCATAAAGAAGGCTGTCGAATAATCCTCATTCGGATTGAAATTTTTTATGTCTTCCACTGGCACGATTGCCAAATGTTTGTCGTCCTGGTATCGAACGTAAGCGTGAGTAATCATCGCTGCAACGTTCCGATTCCAACACCGCAGACAATCACGCACAACACACAGAACACACTACACACGTTCTCGAGCAGTACGATGCCACCATTACCACGTTTTTTTCCGAAAAGCTGCTGCAAGCTCATTGATGTTGATGCTAGTTAGGCCGTCCTGAAGTGACAAGGATGGCGCCCAGCTAGAactaaaaaagcaaaataagTTAGACACTGACACTGATGCTAAAATAAAATGTTATTGCTGTTGAAAAATAGTTTGATAAACTTATTATTTGGCATTCAAATCCCCCATAAATAAAAAAGTTACGCCAATTTTGAGGCCATTGTTGAGCTTGTTGGCTCGTTGCACGCAGCAGCGCGGCCATGGAGGCCTCCGTGAGCGCGGCAGACgtcgaaaacaatttttttcggcTTTTGTGACGTGATaaatgccaagaaaaaaacgttttcttttttaggtTGCGTTCACTGACCACTTGCGGTGAGCTATTGTAAACAAACGTATGTTTGGTATGTTTGCGGCCGCAGGACTGTGGTAGCGTGGTCGTTCTGTGGCGTGGGTCGGTGTTCTGGCAAGTGTTCTGTGGGTCGGTCAATCTAGCGTGTAGAGCAAGTGGTGGTCAGAGCGCATTCAAGTTTTACACATAGACGAGCGCATAGCGGTCACCGCCACATATTAGCAAGATGGAACCGCAGAAGAAACGGAAAAAGCGCGGAAGGTATAAAAAGTATCTGAATCCAAGCAGTGTATGCAGTGTGCCCAGATCAACAGACTCATCAGCTAGGCTGCGGCTCGCTAAAACTGTAAGTAAACTTCTTTAATTGTCTCGACTCTATCAGATTATCGGCAAAAAATGTCcttgttaaatctcaataatctTGCCGCGCAGGAATCCATAAAGGATGGCTCACACAATAAAAGTTCGGATGAAGGTCCGCTGGATTCGCGGCCGCCCGTCGGTCAAGCGGAGTACACGGTACCGCAAAATGCGACATCGATGGCCGCTGCGGTGTTGGCGGCGGACAGTGCTGTGCAGCATGCGAATAATGACGACGATGGGCAGCGATTCCGATGGAGCGAGCAGCCTATGTTCTAGAACGCTGGTACGTAGATGGATGCCTTCGTCTCAAATATTGTACGCAGTGCGTTGAATGTAACAAGTACGTACGTTTGTGTTGGTGCGTGCACGCGTGCTGGAAAGTGCACCTACAAACATAATTTCCTAAAGCATTGGCTTAATGATTTCGAGAATGCGTGCTCAATTTAATTAAGAGGCACAGTTAAATTTAATTAGAGAAACTGTTGAGCCTCATTTACCACAACGTTACGATTGAAATCTTGGGTCCTTTTCTTGGAGCTGGTTTTCCTAGAAAAAGAAGcacgcgcggggggggggggggggcgcaacaTTTGTTTTACAGAGAGTTACAGTATATATCCTTTAGTCGTGTAAAAATTTGCAAGAGACAAATATGTTTTTAGTATATTCTTTGCTATTTATTTTTATGATTTAtctaaatgcattttttttttgtctagacATCTCCGCAGCCAGCCATTCCGGGTGATCGAAGTGAACGACAGAGAGATCTGCAAGATATAGATGATGGAGGTGATTACAGTGGAGACTGTGCCGCCACTGTGTATGATCCATGTGGTGCAAATCATTTCATCAGTGATGATGACAACACAGATTTTGGCAGTTGTGATGACACAACTGACCCTACAACAATGGTATGCTTCCACATAATAATTGTATTCATGTAAACCTTACAATGAATTTTTTCTGCAGGGCACTCAACATGATACTGTGGACAGCGTGACTCGGGGCGTGTTTCTATCTGAATGTAACAGTGAAGTGTGTGATGTGGCTGATGGCATAGACAGTGAGGGACCTTTCAATGGAAACTTGTCAACCGATGCCGACACAAACAGGACACAACTTGGAGATTTGTTTCAGGAGGTCCTGAATGAAAAGATTGTCGTTTCAAAAGGCGAGATGCTTTTGATGATATTTAAACATGCCATAAAAAGTAATTTGTCTTTTACAGCAATGGTGAGTTTGATTGAAATGGTCAACATGTTTTTTGAACGACCTGTTCTGCCACATTCACGATACCAGCTTGGCAAGCTTTTTTCAGAGCATGGCACCGAGATGagttttcatttcatttgtgGTAAATGTTCGACAGTGCACGAGGTCGCACAATCCTATGCTCAGTCGAGTCATTGTCAAAAATGTGGCTGGGCTCTAGCTTCCTCAGTAAACAGCGAATCATTTTTTGTCCTATTGGATGTCCCCTCTCAACTTCGAAAGGTTTTAAAGAATTGCAGCTTTCTTGACCTGACAAAGCCCTTAAGTCAAAGCAGTAACCTTTCTGATATTTGTGATGGAGAATTATATCGCAAATTTGTTTCTGCTACAGTAGACGAAGGGCACAGGATTAGCTTTACATTAAATGCAGATGGCACACCACTATTTTCATCCAGCAACACTTCAATTTGGCCTATACAGCTACTGGTGAATGAGGTGCCCATTATGCAAAGAGGGGACAAACTTGTGTTGGCTGCTCTTTGGTTTGGAAAGAAAAAGCCAGATATGAGCATTTTTCTTGATGTGTTTGTAGAGAAAATGGAAGGTTTGGCACAGAATGGCTTTGTTCTTGATCATGAAGGACAGCCGAAGCTGTTCAAGGCTTATTGCATTTGCTGTGCAGTTGATTCAGTGGCAAGAGCCCCCATGCAAGGGGTCATGCAATTTAATGCATACTATGGGTGTAACTGGTGTCTGCAAAAGGGGGAACGCATTGCAGGCACTACCAGGTACCCAGTAGAGAAGAATGAGCCACCAGAGCGTTCTGAACAAGAAATTATGGAAGATGCAGAAACTGCATTGCAACAGGATCATTCTGAAAGAGGAGTGAAGACAGTTTCTCCACTTCTAAACTTGCCACATTTTGATATAGTCTGGGGTTTTGTCCCCGATTATATGCATAGTATTTTGTTGGGAGTGGCGAGGCAGTTTTTAGAGATGTGGATGGCTGATGCACAGTGTGATTTCTATATTGGGAAGCATCAAAGAACGATTGATGAAAGGCTGACAGCACTGGCTCCTCCTAGAGAAGTGCGCCGGTTGCCAAgagcaacaaaagaaagaaagtggtgGAAGGCCAAGGAGTTTGAGAATTGGGTGCTCTTCTACAGCCTGCCAGTGCTGCAAGGAATTTTGAATAAATCTTGCATCAGTCACTGGGcttgccttgttgaggtgcttcACATTCTGCTGTCACGTAACATAAGTTTGTCACACTTTCAGCGAGCAGAAGAACTCCTTTTGGAGTTTCACGTCATGGCAGAAGCCATATATGGGAAAAAATGCATGACATTTAACCTACATCAACTTGTGCACATTGCAAAAAGTGTCAAGCACTGGGGCCCACTGTGGGCGCATTCGGCATTCCCGTTTGAAGCTGGCAATGGCGCATTAAAGTCCATGGTAAAAGCTGCAAATGGCGTACCACACCAAATTTGTAGAGCACATCAAGTTGAGGACTTGATCGACAAGCTATCAAGCATAACAACAGACAGGAGAGTGCTTGACTACTGTATGTCGCTCGACAAAAGAGCCACACAGAAGACAGTTGTTGCTGAAGACATTCGCCTTTTTGGTAGGGGTGTCCCATACAGAAGTGATGCTTCTACAGATCTTGTGCAGTACACCCGTATGCTTATGAAAGGGACAGTATACACGAGCCATAactactcgtcaaaaaaaaagacTAACAGTTCTGTCGTACGCCTTGCTGACCAATCATATGCGGTTATAGAAACAATTCTTATGAAACAAGGCGAAGTGTACATTGCAGCCAGGCGCCTCCACTGCTCAGCAGTAAAATATAGCACCTTAGTGATGGAACATTTGGTGAAGGTTCAAAGAGAAGCAGCAACAACAACTCTTGTATCAGCATCAGAAATTTTCAGTGTTTGTGCACACATGCAAGTAGGCCCGAACATATTCATTTCACCCGTGCCTAGCTCGTTCACAATGTAAATTTTCAAATCTGGTGTGCAATTCTAATAGACCATTTTCAAGCACACCATCGCCACTAACAAGTGCGGAAGCACTCACGGGTAAAGTTGGTATGCCAGAGCAGCCAACGGCAAGAAGTATGCGGGCCTCACGCTTTACCGCTTGCGTCATTCCAGGACTTCTTAGAGACCTTGAATTTGGCTAGGTGCAACATATTACTGCGTAATTCAATTGCGAACTTCAGTGTTCAGCTGCGAGGGCTTCTCGACTATTTCCATCAGTCTCACTATAGGATTTTTTAAGTGGCTCAGAAGTGTCATCCCCCTTTTGTTTTCCTTTATggcaaaaaatgaaataaaatagatACACTCTGTTGCCTATGAAACGCTCGAGCAGTCCTACATTTGGAACCAATGTCCACTGACACTGTCTACGAGTAGAATGTGAGGTTCTGATTTTGAAGAGTTCTATAGAAAGTATAGTCCGCATTTAATAAAATAAGATACAATCACTGAACGGCCGTGTGTGTTGCTTGCACCATATgtgatgatttgatttgtggggtttaacgtcccaaaaccacgatatgattatgagagacgccgtagtggagggctttggaaatgtcgaccacctggggttctttaacgtgcacccaaatctgagcacacgggcctacaacatttccgcctccatcggaaatgcagccgccgcagccgggaatcgaacccgcgacctgcgggtcagcagcagagtaccttagccactagaccaccgcggcggggcttccacCATATGTGTAACGAACGATACGTGTCTACTAACCTTCATTGGCACTATAACTACAAGTTGGGATTGTACTAGAGCAAATAAAAAGCAGGACAAAAAAGGGGATACAAATTCTCTTACATATATCAATTAATTCAAATATTTGTAGCTTCTTCATTATTCACGGGCAAAGTACATCCATATTTATCTTTCTTAGCCTTGCCAACCAATTTTTGCAGACAGATGCAACAATGCACAGGATCCCCTGCCTCTTTGAGGCAATCGATTTGTAGCTGGAAACTACTGCTCATTTTAtgtgagcaagtttttttttttgatgccgtGTGTAGCATGACGTTACAATACCTCGTTTAGCAATATTCGAATGCTCTgacatgaaattaagacactgGTTTCGATGAACCAGTCGTGCAACCTAAAATCAGGTACCAAGAAACAGCAAATTATCATAGCAAGGAACCTCACAAATAAATTCTAGTTCCGTTCCTTTTTAAACGCATTTAGAATGTGCTCACTTCTTTGCACAGTGCAAAGAAGTGAGCACTTGtgaattaaaataaaataatcaCTGTACCTAAACACTGTAAAACCTTTCTGCTGTTTTGTTAAACCCGATCATGGACAATTAATTGTTAATCGTTGAACAAGTAATCATTTATAATTATGGATTTGGTGTTCCAGCTCCCACTGCTCACGATAGCACGTTTTGACTTATGTATCGGCATGTGATCATTCATTCGCGTGCCGACTGTATCATTCCTTTAGCATTTAATGTGTAGATATACATGCAGGTGCGTTCAGACATGTATAGTATTTTGGATGTAATAGTCAACATTTGGGGATGcctcttaatttttcttttttgttcggtGCTCCCACGGCACCAACGAGCAGCGGGTGATCGAAAACAGCTGGCGCGTTTGACCGATTCAACGTACACACTTTTCCCATAGTGCTTCCCATGCCTGCGAGGGCTCTGGGATTGCTTGAAAATGGTCTATTTGTTTTGCACTGAGGGGACTCGGCATGCTCATATGGTTCAGATGTGCTAAGGATATTTATGATTAAATTGACACTAGATAAAACTGGTATCCCATCTTGGTGAAGTGCTTATCCTTACCACTTTTTCTGTACAACTCGAGAGCTCTCCTAACTGGTATGTGGCACATTATATGAGCATTCGAGTTTTTCTTTAGAAGGGCTTGTATGCTAATTGTCACTATGTGATTGCGTCATTGTAACTGTTGTATTATATGTTGTATATTCTTTTTTCAATGTGCATTTTATGAAATGCCATAATCAAGGAAGTTAAGACATTTGCTTAGGGAGCATAGGGACTCGGGTTTAAATCGCACTAATAGAGTGAAAATTTGTTggtgtttttttcatttgtattttTATGATTGTCCTAAGTCACAAAGTGACATATACTCTTTTCTTCTTGTCCTTGCATATAATTGCTAGTGCTTGAAGTTCGGTAAAATTATGATTTCAGCACTGCTCATTGTCGCTATGTTATTGCAACATTGCAACTATCATATTGTATgtgctattttttttaatatgcatTTTATTAAATACCATAatcaaggaaagaaaaatgggttTGTAGCCCACTGGTTAAAGGGGTCCTGACAAAATTTTGTGGCTGAGACAGCCTGCAAGGTCGATTCCCGTGAGCAtttgtatatcatctgcaaaatatcaactgCAAATATAggttggaaggtattttaaatcgATTTTGGAAGTTTGCATCTTGCCACTGACACCCTCGAAGGGAAACCTTTGAAGACCCCCTACTTCCCTT
The sequence above is drawn from the Rhipicephalus microplus isolate Deutch F79 chromosome 3, USDA_Rmic, whole genome shotgun sequence genome and encodes:
- the LOC119174201 gene encoding uncharacterized protein LOC119174201, translating into MITHAYVRYQDDKHLAIVPVEDIKNFNPNEDYSTAFFMVKWTDSTGTCAYYRARILRVGESEQDLKEIVSRKRVRVRPLIEDSDQASDGDSNVAPSKEQDKPSESRERLLKILQKKKKAVKVSPSQEAELNELQKKVAEMQKKIDAQNEELVELRGLNRDLQKELLVKIREGSSRYKSAEPTAQSHSPGTPLPHSMDITLPAVSSTPSPPSSPTRECPHSPLKAQAGASGGSLVDIGQGLRIPLETWRRVQARDKDSLFIKDLLVTIWDPAQLQGRSLQGKHCPRFPNRPRKDPLTPWKVSVMRTCYKRRLEKQGFPDSAVQTLMKRMNHYVGEKIADIDKMAKRVQRD